In a single window of the Bradyrhizobium erythrophlei genome:
- a CDS encoding VOC family protein has translation MTISAIRRVSLATHDLADAQNFFESYIGLGRAVKVADQTIAFGSGSRGLRIRKPPRLLNRTTSEIFGSAGTRHVAFDTDDLNGIVSRLDIAAIPYVHALPGDFDASAIYTIDPAMNVVAFCQRSTGGPTDQAIQSLVHDWGWGIHHVNLEACDVREAVAFYVDIAGMTEGRWQAPAAAGDVVVDPSMVSLLSLGDFNRGIHIVRADPRFPTRYSLEHNPTIGGHPAFSVRDVHAVKARLEREGVLVSDAKVYAMDRMYQIYLQDPSANMLEVNQFI, from the coding sequence GTGACGATTTCAGCGATCCGTCGAGTGTCCCTTGCAACGCACGATCTGGCAGATGCGCAGAACTTTTTTGAATCCTATATCGGACTAGGCCGAGCCGTTAAAGTCGCCGATCAGACGATCGCTTTCGGCAGCGGCAGTCGAGGCCTACGAATCAGAAAGCCGCCGAGGCTTCTCAACCGAACTACGTCGGAAATTTTTGGATCCGCAGGCACTCGCCATGTCGCTTTCGACACTGACGACTTGAATGGAATCGTTAGCAGACTGGACATAGCGGCGATACCTTACGTGCACGCCTTGCCTGGCGACTTTGACGCATCCGCCATTTACACGATCGACCCGGCGATGAATGTCGTGGCCTTCTGTCAGAGATCGACGGGTGGTCCAACAGACCAAGCCATTCAGTCTTTGGTGCACGACTGGGGCTGGGGGATCCATCACGTCAATCTAGAGGCCTGCGATGTGCGAGAAGCAGTCGCATTCTATGTCGATATCGCCGGTATGACCGAAGGCCGCTGGCAAGCTCCGGCTGCTGCTGGTGACGTCGTCGTAGATCCGTCGATGGTTTCGCTTTTGTCCCTTGGCGACTTCAACCGCGGCATACACATCGTTCGCGCCGACCCACGCTTCCCAACCCGATACAGCCTTGAGCACAACCCGACAATCGGCGGACACCCGGCATTCTCGGTGCGCGATGTACATGCCGTAAAGGCCCGCCTGGAACGGGAGGGCGTTCTCGTATCTGATGCCAAAGTGTATGCGATGGACAGGATGTATCAGATCTATCTCCAGGATCCCTCTGCGAACATGCTCGAGGTGAACCAGTTCATCTGA